From the genome of Arvicola amphibius chromosome 9, mArvAmp1.2, whole genome shotgun sequence, one region includes:
- the Vpreb3 gene encoding pre-B lymphocyte protein 3, protein MACPGCLPFLLIGAFLAVFQPTLTYPDAVLVFPGQVVQLSCTINSQHATIGDFGVSWYQQRPGGAPQLLYYHSEEEHYRPDDIPDRFSATADVAHNVCVLTISPVQPEDEADYFCSIAYK, encoded by the exons ATGGCCTGCCCTGGTTGCCTGCCTTTCCTTCTGATTGGTGCCTTCTTGGCAG TCTTCCAGCCAACTCTGACCTATCCTGACGCAGTACTGGTCTTCCCAGGCCAAGTGGTTCAGCTCAGCTGCACAATCAATTCTCAGCATGCCACCATTGGGGACTTTGGTGTGTCTTGGTACCAGCAGCGCCCAGGCGGTGCTCCCCAGCTGCTCTACTACCACTCAGAAGAGGAGCACTATCGGCCTGATGACATTCCCGACAGGTTCTCCGCTACTGCTGACGTGGCCCACAATGTCTGTGTGCTGACCATCAGCCCCGTGCAGCCAGAGGACGAAGCAGACTACTTTTGTTCCATTGCCTATAAATAA